The stretch of DNA GAAAAGGCTATAAGGTATATCTTGAATCTGCGGGTTATACGGTACGCGGCGAAAAACCCATCGCCGCCTTTACGTCAAACACCGGTTTTATGCTGCCGTTATATTTTCCAACCTCGCGATTTTTAACGCCGCCGCTTTTTACCCGGGCACGCCCGGACAAAGAAGCCAACCAAACCGTCCCGTAAGTTATCCGCAATTTCAATCTTTTTCCCCGCGAATGCCGTGTGCGGCACATTTTGAACCTGTATGAACAGGTGGCCGCCGGTGGTAACCTCTTTCGACGTCCCGTAAAGGGCATGCCGTCCAAGGACAGAGCCAGCTGCCTATTTTAGAGTATTGGTTCTAAAATACAGCCGCTATCACCAACACCGCAGGGAAGCTTTTCAAAAAAACAACCCGCTTCAAGATACCTTTTTTTCGAGTTGATCCACAAGTTCGCCCGATCTCTTCTCCAGCCTCTCGAGTTCGGTCTTGACCTTTACGAACTCTCCGGCCAGATTAAGCGCAACAAGAAGCGCTAAATCGAGCGTTGCCACCGCTTTTGTAGTTCCGCGCACTTCCTCTATCGTCCTGGCGAGGCACTCCTCGACGGCCTTTATATATTCCTCGCTCTCATCGCTCGTAACAGCGAGCTTATGCCCGAGTATGCTTAACTCAACCACTCTTTTCACGAGCGACCTCAAACGTTTTGGATAAGACCGTCAAGCCTGCTTAGCAACCCTTCGACCTTTTCCCTTACTGCCCCTTTCTCCTTTTCGTATTTTTTAACCCTGTCTCTGAGTTCGGCTCTCTCCGTGTCTTTACGCCCAAGTACTTCACGAAGCGCGGCCTTATCGGCCTCGAGCGAGGCGCAAAGCTTCAGAAGATGCCCTATCTTTTCCTCTAACGCGTCAAACTTCTGCATCTTACCCCTAAAAGCGGCGGCATGATAAACCGCCCTTTTAATCTGAATATATAATACGACTTTAAGGTATCTCTGTCAAGTCCTTGTAATAAGAAGCTATTTCATAAAAAAGCAGCGCCGCAACCCGAAAATAACAAAAAAAATGCCTGCGCGGCTTTGGGCTGCGCAGGCAACGGAAGACAAAATTAAAACGCACCGAATATCAAGGCCAAGTTTAGCCCCGGCAAGGCTCAGTACGCGTAAAGATTTCCGTAAGGCCTCTGGGATACGGGTAAAAGCTTCTTAAAGGGCTTCTTCATCACATCGGCAAGGTTGAGGCCAAAGTCCTTACAATAGTCCTCGAGATATTCCTTAAGAAGCTTATCGTCCTCCTCATCGGTCGCCATGATGCCGACTTCAGCGCCGCAAAGGTCCTTATCTATGTCGCCCCTTACATATATGACGCCGCCGTGCATGCCTGTGCCAAGATAATCGCCTACTATAGCCTCATTAGCCTTCAAATCCAGGCCAAGCAGTATAAGCACGCCTCCGGCCATGTACTCGCCAAAGAAATCTCCCGCCGAGCCGCCGACAATCACGACCGGGACCTGCTTCTTATACCCCTTCATGTGTATGCCAACGCGGTACCCGACACTTCCGCGCACGTGGAGCTTGCCGCCCCTCATGCCGTAACCAAGCACGTCTCCTGCGTTTCCTTCGACGATAACCTTGCCGCTGTTCATCGTATTGGCAATGTTATCCTGCGCATTGGCCTTTATCCTAAGCTCAGGGCCGTCCATAAAAGCCGCAAGGTCGTTACCGGGCACACCCTCGACGGTTATATTGACCTTCTTTCTTATGCCGTCGCCGATATAGTACTGCCCGTTGACGTTTTTAAGGATTATCTCCTTATCGCCTTTTTCAACGGCCTCTCTGACCTTTGCATTCAACTCGCGGTAATATACGCCTTTTGCGTCTATCGTGCTCATGTGTTTTTTACCCGTGCCTTATTATTTATCTGCCTGCGGCCTTTACGCCGAGTATATCGAGTGTCGCCGTATCGAGCCCCACGCCGCGAAGCCTCTCACGGCTGCCCCTTAAGCTCTCTACCGCGTTCACGCCAAGTGCGCCGAGTATTTCCTTAAACTCATGGCTCCATGCGTGTATTAGATTAGCAAGCCTCTCGGCAAATATCTCGGGATCGAGCCTTGCCGTAAGCTCCGGCCTCTGTGTGGTAATGCCCCAGGAGCAGTTGCCTGTGTAACACTTGCCGCACACCGTGCAGCCCATTGTAATGAGCGCTCCTGTTGCTATAGCTACGGCATCGGCGCCAAGCGCAATTGCCTTTACAGCGTCGGCTGCGCTTCTTATGCCACCTGCCGCGATTATAGAGGCCTCGTTCCTTATACCCTCTTCCCTTAGCCTATCGTCCACTGCCGCAAGGGCATGCTCTATCGGTATGCCCATGTGGTCCCTTATCGCCACGGGCGCGGCCCCTGTGCCGCCTCTAAAGCCGTCCAGATAAACAATATCCGCGCCTGCGCGCACAATGCCAGAGGCTATTGCCGCTACGTTATGCACGGCCGCTATCTTTACGGAAACTGGCTTATAGTTCGTTGCTTCTTTTATCGCGTATATGAGCTGCCTTAGATCCTCTATCGAATATATGTCGTGCTGCGGAGCAGGACTAAGCGCGTCCGTGCCGACCGGTATCATCCTCGTCTTTGCGACCTCGAGCGGGATTTTCTCTCCGGGCAGATGGCCGCCTATTCCGGGCTTAGCGCCCTGGCCTATCTTTATCTCGACAGCCACACCTGCGTTAAGATAATCCGGGTTAACGCCGAAACGTCCGGAAGCAACCTGCACGATTATGCTGTCCTTATAAGGAAGGAGATCTTCATGCAACCCGCCCTCTCCGGTGTTCATCAGTATGCCGCACTCCTTCGCGGCCATGGCAAGCACCTTCTGCGCGTTAAGGCTTATGGAGCCAAAGCTCATGGGAGAGAATATAAACGGCAGTTCTATCTTGATTTGCGGCGGCATCTTTGTCTTGACCTTCAAAGAACCGTCCTTGCCTCTCTCTACCTCCACCTTCGACGGCTTCTTACCGAGATAAGTCCTAAGCTCCATCGGCTCCCTTAGCGGATCGATGGAAGGGTTCGTGACCTGGCACGCGTCTAAAAGAAGATTATCAAAGAGCACGGGATAGGGCATATCGCTTCCCATGCCGGTTAGCGGCATGCCGCCTGTCTCCGCCTGCTTCTTTATGTTCCTGATATTATAGTAGCCCCAGTTGGCGTTAGACCTAAAACGCGTTGGGTTGTCCTTTATCTCGATTGCCTCGACCGGGCAGTAGTGGTAGCAGCGAAGGCACTTCACGCACTTCATCGTGTCGATAAGCACGCGGTCCCCGCCCCACGAATACACGCTCCAGCCGCAGTTATGGATGCATCTCTTACACCTGATGCATTTGTCTGTATCTATCGTCGCCAGGAACTCCGGCGGCGCAAGACTCTTGAACATGTTCTTGGCCTCTCTTGTAGTTAGTACCCTGTAATTTTATAAAGCGCGTAAAATACGCAAAAATCTGTCTCTTGAAAAAATCTGCAGCCCTTACTTTTCAAACTCCACTATGACCGGGTTTCCGGCCCTCGGTGTCCAGACCTTATCCAACTCAGGTGTTATTTCCCTTATTGCGCTCTCCTCACTCGCCATGTAGACAAAGTCGCCCTTTTCTGCGGCAACAAGCGGCCTGAGCTTAATTCTGTCGTTTATACCGACAAGCCCGCCGCTGTGGCCAAAGAGTATCGAGAACGGGCCGTTTAAAAGCGCGCTTGCGTAAGTTTGGCGAAGCGCGGTAAATGCCTCGCGCTCTGCCTCGGGCATCTTGTCTATGTTCTTCCAAAACGGCGCGGCAAGCACCGAGCACGCTGTCTTTATATCGAGCCCGTGCCTTCTTATAAGAAGGTCGAATGTATAGGCCGCGACCTCGGTATCCGTTAAAAGCGTTAGCTTATAGCCATACATCTCGAGATAACGCTTGTTGATGCCGTAGCTCGATATCTCGCCGTTATGCACAATCGACCAGTCAAGAAGCGTAAACGGATGCGCTCCGCCCCACCAACCGGGCGTATTGGTCGGGAACCGGGTGTGACCGGTCCAGATGTAGCCGCTGTATTCATCTAGCTTAAAGAACTTTGCTATGTCTATGGGGTTACCGACACCCTTAAAGGCGCCCATGTTTTTACCGGAGCTGAATATATACGCGCCCTCTATCTCGGAGTTGACCTTCATGACCGTTCTAACGACAAAGTCGTCTGCGGTCTGGCCGCCTCTTAGCATTGTCTTATCGGGCTT from Deltaproteobacteria bacterium encodes:
- a CDS encoding glutamate synthase-related protein; amino-acid sequence: MFKSLAPPEFLATIDTDKCIRCKRCIHNCGWSVYSWGGDRVLIDTMKCVKCLRCYHYCPVEAIEIKDNPTRFRSNANWGYYNIRNIKKQAETGGMPLTGMGSDMPYPVLFDNLLLDACQVTNPSIDPLREPMELRTYLGKKPSKVEVERGKDGSLKVKTKMPPQIKIELPFIFSPMSFGSISLNAQKVLAMAAKECGILMNTGEGGLHEDLLPYKDSIIVQVASGRFGVNPDYLNAGVAVEIKIGQGAKPGIGGHLPGEKIPLEVAKTRMIPVGTDALSPAPQHDIYSIEDLRQLIYAIKEATNYKPVSVKIAAVHNVAAIASGIVRAGADIVYLDGFRGGTGAAPVAIRDHMGIPIEHALAAVDDRLREEGIRNEASIIAAGGIRSAADAVKAIALGADAVAIATGALITMGCTVCGKCYTGNCSWGITTQRPELTARLDPEIFAERLANLIHAWSHEFKEILGALGVNAVESLRGSRERLRGVGLDTATLDILGVKAAGR
- the zapA gene encoding cell division protein ZapA is translated as MKRVVELSILGHKLAVTSDESEEYIKAVEECLARTIEEVRGTTKAVATLDLALLVALNLAGEFVKVKTELERLEKRSGELVDQLEKKVS
- a CDS encoding cell division protein ZapB yields the protein MQKFDALEEKIGHLLKLCASLEADKAALREVLGRKDTERAELRDRVKKYEKEKGAVREKVEGLLSRLDGLIQNV
- a CDS encoding glutamine amidotransferase family protein, translated to MNHDYQKDISGCGLTGLINRKRKKVDGSYITKSLCLMNDRGNGLGAGYAAYGIYPEFEDCYAFHVMYDFSSSKQEAEDFFKANYDIEKIEEIPTAPVKNIVISPMLVRYFVKPDKTMLRGGQTADDFVVRTVMKVNSEIEGAYIFSSGKNMGAFKGVGNPIDIAKFFKLDEYSGYIWTGHTRFPTNTPGWWGGAHPFTLLDWSIVHNGEISSYGINKRYLEMYGYKLTLLTDTEVAAYTFDLLIRRHGLDIKTACSVLAAPFWKNIDKMPEAEREAFTALRQTYASALLNGPFSILFGHSGGLVGINDRIKLRPLVAAEKGDFVYMASEESAIREITPELDKVWTPRAGNPVIVEFEK